One window of Gloeothece citriformis PCC 7424 genomic DNA carries:
- a CDS encoding Uma2 family endonuclease: MIVNDKPFYISPEDYLEAEKVSPIKHEYRRGQVYAMVEAKKPHIVIASNLARLLGNHLDNTPCLVLTSDIKVRLEEANCYYYPDIAVTCDERDINNTDEFIRYPVLLVEVLSKSTEKFDRGEKFTDYQTSPLLHEYILIDQTQMKIDCFRRSESRNWSSHLYQAGEQVYLASVDFRDDIAAIYRKVPGLQ; the protein is encoded by the coding sequence ATAATAGTTAACGATAAACCTTTTTATATTTCTCCCGAAGATTACTTAGAAGCAGAGAAAGTTAGCCCGATCAAACATGAATATAGACGGGGACAAGTTTATGCTATGGTAGAGGCAAAAAAGCCTCATATTGTTATTGCTAGTAATTTAGCTCGACTACTGGGGAATCATTTAGATAATACTCCTTGTCTAGTTCTCACCTCAGATATTAAAGTCCGGCTAGAGGAGGCAAATTGTTATTATTATCCAGATATTGCTGTGACTTGTGATGAAAGAGATATTAATAACACCGATGAATTTATCCGTTATCCCGTTTTATTGGTTGAAGTTTTATCTAAATCTACTGAAAAATTTGATAGAGGAGAAAAATTTACTGACTATCAAACCTCTCCTTTATTACACGAATATATTTTAATTGATCAAACTCAAATGAAAATAGACTGTTTTCGACGTTCCGAGTCCAGAAACTGGAGTTCTCACCTTTATCAAGCCGGAGAACAAGTCTATCTTGCTAGTGTGGACTTTCGGGATGATATCGCTGCTATTTATCGAAAAGTTCCAGGACTTCAATGA
- a CDS encoding DUF2256 domain-containing protein — protein sequence MARQRSKSDLPTKICPVCGLSFTWRKKWANCWDDVKYCSERCRRRKSQAQTDE from the coding sequence ATGGCACGTCAACGATCTAAATCTGATTTACCCACAAAAATTTGTCCAGTTTGCGGACTATCTTTTACTTGGCGTAAAAAATGGGCTAACTGTTGGGATGACGTAAAATACTGTTCTGAACGATGTCGTCGCCGCAAGTCACAAGCTCAAACCGATGAATAA
- a CDS encoding lysylphosphatidylglycerol synthase transmembrane domain-containing protein → MKKRFISMAVSVAILLIIYSKIDIQSLLGVFQNSHPLWMVISLGMVIPITLVTSWRLQQLMPKDTHLEFIEANRLILGASVLNMVLPSKMGDIVKAYFMRERGHLSGSLSLSLVIFEKSCDMLSLLLWCAFGLFLYSQKDSLFWIMTLAVAGGLILGLLLLGSRSFARLFFVNGIKIAPSKIKKKLVSLQDSWEEMHSYFWSDKQQLLTISLTSIVIWFLHLLQIWLFVLALRAWLPFWVNFALSPLAILAGLLPLTFAGVGTRDGALLYFYSVQPDVPYLGEATAAALGLLCTSRYFLPAIIGLPFLGQMMGAAKKVRNP, encoded by the coding sequence ATGAAAAAACGATTTATTTCGATGGCGGTTAGCGTCGCTATCCTTCTCATTATCTACTCTAAAATAGATATTCAAAGTCTGCTAGGGGTTTTTCAAAATAGCCATCCTCTATGGATGGTTATCAGTTTAGGGATGGTTATTCCTATTACTTTAGTGACCTCTTGGCGACTACAACAACTGATGCCTAAAGACACTCATTTAGAATTTATTGAAGCTAACCGTCTCATTTTAGGGGCTAGTGTCCTCAATATGGTCTTACCTTCAAAAATGGGAGATATTGTCAAAGCTTATTTTATGAGAGAAAGAGGTCATTTAAGTGGCTCTCTGTCCCTATCTTTGGTGATTTTTGAAAAATCCTGTGATATGCTCTCTCTCCTGTTGTGGTGTGCTTTTGGTTTATTTCTCTATTCCCAAAAGGATAGTCTATTTTGGATAATGACTTTAGCTGTCGCCGGAGGGTTAATTTTGGGATTATTATTACTCGGTTCTCGTTCCTTTGCTAGACTATTCTTTGTCAATGGGATTAAAATTGCTCCCTCTAAAATTAAGAAAAAACTGGTTTCTTTACAAGACTCTTGGGAAGAAATGCACTCCTATTTCTGGAGTGATAAGCAACAACTGTTGACCATTTCTCTAACTTCTATTGTGATCTGGTTTTTACATTTACTGCAAATTTGGCTATTTGTTTTAGCGTTAAGAGCTTGGCTTCCTTTTTGGGTAAACTTTGCTCTATCTCCGTTGGCTATTTTAGCCGGGTTATTACCTTTGACCTTTGCTGGTGTGGGAACTCGTGACGGCGCTTTACTCTATTTCTATTCGGTTCAACCGGATGTCCCTTATTTGGGGGAAGCTACCGCCGCCGCTTTAGGGTTGCTGTGTACTTCCCGCTATTTTCTACCAGCCATTATCGGTTTACCGTTCCTAGGTCAAATGATGGGAGCAGCAAAAAAAGTTCGTAATCCATAA
- a CDS encoding NAD(P)/FAD-dependent oxidoreductase: MEEILYLEVPTPDTQAVCTWLQQEWQPPQGRTIVTPNGIRLQLSQTSTTPTDQISDQELSIFVWSVQRTTYLKVFRWGLSSFRAEKLICQQLEKSLRSKFPPHYPLPPDIDLSQGSIFEALAPYYPKTVHFFQKMPKGEYDLQRVYWWEKRWRESVRNPKEPKPVIFSQQQGTSQPNEYDLIYIGGALGVIHAAVMAQLGYRVLLIERLPFGRMNREWNISRSEFQSLIDLGLFTAEEFEKVIAKEYVDGFNKFFDSNNPPHLKAPVLHTPKVLNIAIDSEKFLALCGEKLKNAGGQIWDETEFIKGDIDPEGVTVHLIHLPTGQPKQVRGRLLIDAMGTASPIAWQLNGKRAFDSVCPTVGAVIEGFDPQVWDTQYGDVLNSHGDISRGRQLIWELFPASDRELTIYLFHYHQVHPDNPGSLLEMYEDFFSILPEYRRCDVETLVWKKPTFGYIPGHFSRGKSDRKVAYDRLLAIGDAASLQSPLIFTGFGSLVRNLGRLTHLLDTALKHDLLSAQDLAQIRAYQSNIAVTWLFSKGMMVSTGKILAPQRINSMLNTFFGLLAQEPPEIADTFIKDKTTWSMFTRLALKAARKNPALLLWIVEMAGIEDIFYWLRTYLDFTVDALKNQLFGGWFSGWLKQSQSWLEKSYPALWLRLLSFSYGLSFSQPR; encoded by the coding sequence ATGGAAGAAATCCTCTATTTGGAAGTTCCCACACCAGACACCCAAGCTGTATGTACTTGGTTACAACAGGAATGGCAACCCCCACAAGGGAGAACAATTGTTACGCCTAATGGGATTCGCTTACAACTGTCCCAAACATCTACAACTCCAACGGATCAAATTTCGGATCAAGAACTGTCGATTTTTGTCTGGTCTGTACAACGAACGACTTATTTAAAAGTTTTTCGCTGGGGACTATCTTCTTTTAGAGCAGAAAAGCTAATCTGTCAACAGTTAGAAAAGTCTCTCAGAAGCAAATTCCCTCCCCATTATCCTCTACCTCCTGATATAGATCTCTCGCAAGGTTCTATTTTTGAAGCGTTAGCCCCTTACTATCCTAAAACGGTTCACTTTTTCCAAAAAATGCCTAAAGGAGAATATGACCTCCAGCGAGTGTATTGGTGGGAGAAACGGTGGCGCGAGAGTGTTCGTAACCCAAAAGAGCCAAAACCGGTCATTTTTTCTCAACAGCAAGGAACATCTCAGCCCAACGAATATGATCTGATTTATATCGGTGGTGCTTTAGGGGTGATTCATGCGGCGGTAATGGCTCAACTCGGTTATCGGGTGTTATTGATAGAACGTCTTCCCTTTGGGCGAATGAATCGAGAATGGAATATTTCTCGCTCTGAGTTTCAAAGTTTAATTGATTTGGGCTTATTTACGGCTGAGGAGTTTGAAAAGGTCATCGCTAAAGAGTATGTCGACGGCTTTAATAAATTCTTTGATAGTAATAATCCTCCCCATTTAAAAGCACCGGTTTTACACACACCTAAAGTGTTAAATATTGCCATTGATTCTGAGAAATTTTTGGCTTTATGCGGAGAAAAGCTTAAAAATGCCGGGGGACAAATTTGGGATGAAACCGAATTTATCAAAGGGGATATCGACCCCGAAGGCGTTACGGTTCACCTGATTCATTTACCAACCGGTCAACCGAAACAAGTCAGGGGACGGTTATTAATTGACGCGATGGGAACAGCTTCTCCCATTGCTTGGCAATTGAACGGGAAGCGGGCTTTTGATAGCGTTTGTCCTACGGTGGGGGCTGTAATCGAAGGGTTTGACCCTCAAGTATGGGACACTCAGTATGGAGATGTGTTAAACTCTCACGGCGATATTTCTCGCGGAAGACAGTTAATTTGGGAATTATTTCCCGCCTCAGACCGAGAATTGACCATTTATCTGTTTCATTATCATCAAGTTCATCCCGATAATCCTGGCTCTTTATTAGAAATGTATGAAGATTTCTTTAGTATCTTGCCAGAATACAGAAGATGTGATGTAGAAACTTTGGTCTGGAAAAAGCCCACCTTTGGATATATTCCCGGTCATTTTAGTCGAGGAAAAAGCGATCGCAAAGTAGCGTATGATCGGCTGTTAGCCATTGGGGATGCTGCCTCACTTCAATCTCCGCTTATTTTTACGGGATTTGGGTCTTTGGTGCGAAATTTAGGCCGTTTAACCCATTTGTTAGATACTGCCTTAAAACATGACTTATTAAGTGCCCAAGATTTGGCTCAAATTCGAGCGTATCAAAGTAATATTGCAGTGACTTGGCTATTTTCTAAGGGGATGATGGTTTCTACCGGAAAAATTCTCGCTCCTCAACGGATTAATAGTATGTTAAATACTTTTTTTGGACTTCTTGCCCAAGAACCTCCAGAAATCGCCGATACTTTTATTAAAGATAAAACAACTTGGTCGATGTTTACCCGATTAGCACTCAAAGCCGCCCGAAAAAATCCGGCTTTGTTATTGTGGATTGTAGAGATGGCAGGAATTGAGGATATATTTTACTGGTTAAGAACTTATCTAGACTTTACTGTTGATGCGCTCAAAAATCAACTCTTTGGGGGTTGGTTTTCTGGGTGGTTAAAACAGTCTCAGTCATGGCTAGAAAAATCTTATCCGGCGTTATGGTTACGGTTGTTAAGTTTTAGTTATGGATTGAGTTTTTCTCAACCTCGCTGA
- the typA gene encoding translational GTPase TypA — MSLPIRNVAIIAHVDHGKTTLVDALLKQSGIFREGEEIPDCVMDSNALERERGITILSKNTAVRYKDTLINIVDTPGHADFGGEVERVLGMVDGCILIVDANEGPMPQTRFVLKKALEQGLRPIVVVNKIDRPNVEPDKAVDKVFDLFVELGADDDQCDFTTLYASGLAGFAKENVEDEGVDMQPLFEAILHHVAPPAGDPEKPLQLQVTTLDYSEYLGRIVIGRIHNGMIKAGQQAALIKEDGQIVKGKITKLLGFEGLQRVELPEASAGNIVAIAGFADANIGETITSPDDPQALPLIRVDEPTLQMTFSVNDSPFAGQEGTFVTSRQLRDRLMRELETNVALRVEESDSAEKFLVSGRGELHLGILIETMRREGYEFQVSQPQVIYREVNGQPCEPFEYLVLDVPDDAVGSCIERLGQRKGEMRDMQAGGNGRTQLEFVIPARGLIGFRGEFIRLTRGEGIMNHSFLEYRQIIGDVETRYNGVMIAFEEGVATFYALKNAEDRGVFFITPGTKVYKGMIVGEHNRPQDLDLNVCKTKQLTNHRSATGDELVQLQAPVDMSLERALEYIGPDELVEVTPVSIRLRKLASKKLAKR; from the coding sequence ATGTCTCTTCCCATTCGCAATGTAGCCATTATCGCTCACGTTGACCACGGTAAAACCACCTTGGTTGATGCCCTCCTCAAACAGTCCGGTATCTTCCGCGAAGGGGAAGAGATCCCTGACTGCGTGATGGACTCTAACGCTTTAGAACGGGAACGGGGAATTACTATTCTCTCAAAAAATACCGCAGTTCGCTACAAAGATACATTAATCAATATTGTTGATACTCCCGGACACGCTGACTTTGGGGGAGAAGTAGAACGGGTATTAGGGATGGTGGATGGTTGTATTCTCATCGTCGATGCTAACGAAGGGCCGATGCCTCAAACCCGTTTTGTTCTCAAAAAAGCCCTAGAACAAGGACTACGCCCCATTGTTGTGGTCAATAAAATTGACCGTCCTAACGTCGAACCGGATAAAGCGGTCGATAAAGTTTTCGATCTGTTCGTCGAATTAGGAGCAGATGACGATCAGTGTGATTTTACCACCCTCTACGCCTCCGGATTAGCCGGATTCGCTAAAGAAAACGTAGAAGATGAGGGGGTAGATATGCAACCCCTTTTTGAAGCTATATTACACCATGTCGCCCCACCCGCAGGAGACCCCGAAAAACCCCTCCAACTTCAAGTCACTACCCTAGATTATTCTGAATATTTAGGCCGCATCGTCATTGGACGGATTCATAATGGGATGATTAAAGCCGGACAACAAGCGGCTCTAATAAAAGAAGATGGTCAAATTGTCAAGGGTAAAATTACCAAATTACTCGGGTTTGAAGGACTACAACGGGTAGAATTACCCGAAGCCAGTGCGGGAAATATTGTGGCCATAGCCGGATTTGCCGATGCCAACATTGGAGAAACCATTACTTCCCCCGATGATCCCCAAGCTTTACCTCTCATTCGGGTGGATGAACCGACCCTACAGATGACCTTTTCCGTTAATGACTCTCCCTTTGCCGGACAAGAGGGAACATTTGTCACCTCTCGTCAATTGCGCGATCGCCTAATGCGAGAATTAGAAACGAACGTCGCCTTACGGGTAGAAGAAAGCGACTCCGCCGAAAAATTCCTCGTTTCTGGACGGGGGGAACTCCATTTAGGCATTCTCATCGAAACCATGAGACGGGAAGGCTATGAGTTTCAAGTCTCCCAACCCCAAGTGATTTATCGGGAAGTCAACGGACAACCCTGTGAACCGTTTGAGTATTTAGTCTTAGATGTGCCCGATGATGCCGTCGGATCTTGTATTGAACGCTTAGGACAACGTAAAGGGGAAATGCGCGATATGCAAGCCGGAGGCAATGGACGGACTCAATTAGAGTTTGTGATTCCCGCCAGAGGGTTAATTGGTTTCCGAGGGGAATTTATCCGCTTAACTCGCGGTGAAGGCATCATGAATCATAGTTTCTTAGAATATCGTCAGATTATTGGCGATGTAGAAACCCGTTACAATGGCGTGATGATCGCTTTTGAGGAAGGAGTAGCTACCTTCTACGCCCTCAAAAACGCTGAAGACCGAGGGGTATTTTTTATCACTCCCGGAACTAAAGTGTATAAGGGGATGATCGTCGGTGAACATAACCGTCCTCAAGATTTGGATCTCAATGTCTGTAAAACGAAGCAGTTGACCAACCATCGCTCGGCGACTGGGGACGAATTAGTCCAATTACAAGCGCCTGTGGATATGAGTTTAGAACGGGCATTAGAATATATTGGCCCTGATGAATTAGTAGAAGTTACCCCCGTCTCTATTCGTCTGCGGAAACTGGCCAGTAAAAAGTTAGCCAAGCGTTAA
- a CDS encoding sulfotransferase family protein, with amino-acid sequence MNNTSLDLSIKSPLLLVGSERSGTTLLRLMLSHHPKISWCFEFEYSVDWIGDDGKFPDLEQYYEFLETDRIFRMTECKIDRNLTYPQLINSFLSQWRERDNKEIIGATVHRHFNRTLYIWPEARFIHLLRDPRDVARSCIQMGWAGNTWKGVERWIEAEELWNDLKNKLKPEQYIEIIYEDLIAEPSKVLSQICQFIGVEYDEAMLTYPNDTTYKYPNAKYTYQWKNKLSQQEIQLVECRAGDLLKQKGYELSGFPIINLNSLQIQLLKLQNWFRCFSFRYQRYGFRLFMEDYISRKLNIKPWQNQVRLKLNDIDASYIA; translated from the coding sequence ATGAATAATACTAGCCTTGATTTAAGCATTAAATCCCCATTATTATTAGTTGGTTCTGAGCGTTCTGGAACAACTCTATTAAGACTAATGTTATCCCATCATCCCAAGATTTCTTGGTGTTTTGAGTTTGAATATTCCGTAGATTGGATCGGTGATGATGGCAAATTTCCTGATTTAGAACAATATTATGAATTCTTAGAAACTGATCGGATTTTCCGAATGACTGAGTGTAAAATTGACCGCAATTTAACTTATCCTCAATTAATCAATAGTTTTCTTTCCCAATGGAGAGAAAGAGACAATAAAGAGATAATCGGTGCTACAGTTCATCGTCATTTTAATAGAACGCTTTACATTTGGCCAGAGGCGCGTTTTATTCATCTACTTCGTGATCCTAGAGACGTAGCTCGTTCTTGTATTCAGATGGGATGGGCGGGTAATACTTGGAAAGGTGTGGAAAGATGGATAGAGGCAGAAGAATTATGGAATGATCTGAAAAATAAATTAAAGCCAGAGCAATATATTGAAATAATCTATGAAGATCTGATTGCCGAACCTTCAAAAGTTTTAAGCCAAATTTGTCAGTTCATTGGGGTAGAATATGACGAAGCTATGTTAACTTATCCTAATGATACCACTTACAAATATCCTAATGCAAAGTACACCTATCAGTGGAAAAACAAACTTTCTCAGCAAGAAATTCAATTAGTTGAATGCCGGGCTGGCGATTTATTAAAACAAAAAGGCTATGAACTAAGTGGATTTCCTATAATCAATCTTAATTCCCTTCAAATTCAACTACTTAAACTCCAAAATTGGTTCAGATGTTTTTCTTTTCGCTATCAACGTTATGGATTTAGATTGTTTATGGAAGATTACATTTCACGGAAATTAAACATTAAACCTTGGCAAAATCAGGTGAGATTAAAACTCAATGATATTGATGCTTCCTACATTGCCTAA
- a CDS encoding HMA2 domain-containing protein, translating into MQLNTFTPNPSENAVTKIVYQVKSAIPGRIRWHIRGLKDSRIQQMLKNFFESLNGVTDIRINAMAESVIVTFSEQKLSATDLQEKFAQSITDISSPHPSVLPLQETLETEEKAKPIQQKINEAKRKPKNSIPQSKITQDTIALKSSSSPKQPPEKKQISEEKLDSSSQEESVTPNADSWRLKCEEQAKTIEQLEQQLTQLLSTASIGANLLHKGDIYKSNPVKPDQSFTSPIALPSLETLKKQGNWQQLAQRQSEKIAQLQQQISEQQRLSAIADFHLNKWRYRFF; encoded by the coding sequence ATGCAACTAAATACTTTCACCCCCAACCCTTCAGAAAATGCGGTTACAAAAATCGTCTATCAAGTTAAGAGTGCAATTCCTGGGCGAATTCGCTGGCATATTCGGGGACTAAAAGACTCCAGGATTCAACAAATGCTCAAAAACTTTTTTGAGTCTCTTAACGGAGTAACCGATATCCGCATTAATGCTATGGCTGAGTCAGTTATTGTAACTTTTTCCGAGCAAAAATTATCGGCAACTGATTTACAAGAAAAATTTGCTCAGTCAATTACAGACATATCTTCTCCTCATCCTTCTGTATTGCCCTTGCAAGAAACCCTAGAGACTGAGGAAAAAGCCAAACCCATTCAACAGAAAATTAATGAAGCCAAGAGAAAACCTAAAAACTCAATCCCTCAATCAAAAATAACCCAAGATACTATTGCTTTAAAATCTTCATCTTCTCCCAAGCAACCCCCCGAAAAAAAACAGATTTCCGAAGAAAAACTAGACTCATCATCTCAAGAAGAATCCGTCACCCCTAATGCTGATTCTTGGCGGCTTAAATGTGAGGAACAAGCTAAAACCATTGAACAGTTAGAACAACAGTTAACTCAATTACTTTCGACTGCTTCAATAGGTGCTAATTTATTACACAAAGGAGATATTTATAAATCTAATCCTGTTAAACCGGATCAGTCTTTCACTTCTCCTATTGCTTTACCCTCTCTGGAAACCCTGAAAAAGCAAGGAAACTGGCAACAGTTAGCCCAACGTCAATCAGAAAAAATTGCCCAGTTACAGCAACAAATTTCTGAACAACAACGTCTGAGCGCGATCGCAGATTTTCACCTGAATAAATGGCGCTATCGTTTCTTCTAA
- a CDS encoding TIGR04283 family arsenosugar biosynthesis glycosyltransferase, which yields MTCRVSIIIPTLNEAATLERTLRCLTVLSPLPWEILIIDGNSEDETVSIAQNANISVFISSERGRAQQMNQGAEIATGDVLCFLHADTFVPDDLIEIIDRTLADKTIAGGGFISLMTGKTKTRWFFSSLNTLKTFILPFLFRPFLFFKGFRLLFGDQVMFCRRDDFLACGGFDPLLPIMEDADLCLKLTRYGRICQINRIVISSDRRVTKLGETKALAIYFYIAFLWFFGVSHTHLKQFYAEIR from the coding sequence ATGACTTGTCGTGTTTCTATTATTATCCCAACCTTAAATGAAGCAGCAACTTTAGAACGCACTCTACGCTGTTTAACGGTTCTTTCTCCTCTCCCTTGGGAAATATTAATTATTGATGGAAACAGTGAAGATGAAACCGTTTCTATTGCTCAAAATGCTAATATTTCGGTGTTTATTTCTTCCGAAAGAGGACGAGCGCAACAAATGAATCAAGGTGCAGAAATAGCCACTGGGGATGTTCTTTGTTTTCTCCATGCTGATACTTTTGTGCCGGATGATCTGATCGAAATTATCGATCGGACTTTGGCAGATAAAACCATTGCCGGCGGTGGGTTTATTTCTTTAATGACTGGGAAAACTAAAACTCGTTGGTTTTTCTCCTCTCTCAACACGCTTAAAACTTTTATTCTGCCTTTTTTATTCCGTCCTTTTTTATTTTTTAAAGGATTTCGGTTATTATTTGGGGATCAAGTGATGTTTTGTCGTCGGGATGATTTTTTGGCTTGCGGTGGCTTTGATCCTTTATTACCGATTATGGAAGATGCAGATCTTTGTCTGAAATTAACTCGCTATGGCAGGATTTGTCAAATTAATCGAATTGTTATATCTTCAGACCGAAGAGTAACAAAATTAGGAGAAACTAAGGCTTTAGCGATTTATTTTTATATCGCTTTTCTCTGGTTTTTTGGCGTTTCTCATACCCATTTAAAACAGTTTTATGCTGAAATTCGCTAA
- a CDS encoding M20 metallopeptidase family protein yields the protein MISTFPSTSSFNHSQIRLEIRSLQSQLVQWRRQLHQHPELGFTEVLTSQFIAQKLQEWGINHQTGIAKTGIVATIESHQPGPVLAIRADMDALPIQEENDVPYRSVHEGIMHACGHDGHTAIALGTAYYLSQHRQDFRGTVKLIFQPAEEGPGGAKPMIEQGALKNPDVDTIIGLHLWNNLPLGTVGVRTGALMAAVECFRCHIQGKGGHGAMPHQTVDSVVIAAQIINALQTIVARNVSPLDSAVVTVGEVHAGTALNVIADSAKMSGTVRYFNPTFEGYFSQRLEEIIGGICQSHRAKYELNYWRLYPPVINNAKIAELVRSVALEVVETPIGVVPECQTMGGEDMSFFLQEVPGCYFFLGSANPDKGLAYPHHHPRFDFDETVLGVGVEMFVRCVEKFCNKN from the coding sequence ATGATATCTACCTTTCCCTCTACCAGTTCCTTTAATCATTCTCAGATCCGCCTAGAAATTCGATCGCTACAGTCTCAGTTAGTGCAATGGAGACGACAACTCCACCAACATCCAGAATTAGGTTTTACAGAAGTATTAACCTCACAATTTATCGCCCAAAAACTGCAAGAATGGGGAATTAACCATCAAACGGGTATCGCCAAAACGGGTATAGTCGCCACGATTGAAAGTCATCAACCCGGCCCAGTATTAGCTATTCGCGCCGATATGGATGCTTTACCCATTCAAGAAGAAAATGATGTTCCTTATCGTTCCGTTCATGAGGGAATTATGCACGCTTGCGGCCATGATGGTCATACAGCGATCGCATTAGGAACAGCTTACTATCTATCTCAACACCGTCAAGACTTCCGAGGAACGGTTAAACTGATCTTTCAACCCGCCGAAGAAGGCCCTGGAGGCGCAAAACCGATGATCGAACAAGGGGCGCTGAAAAATCCTGATGTAGATACCATTATTGGCTTACATTTGTGGAATAATTTACCTTTAGGGACGGTAGGAGTCCGTACAGGGGCTTTAATGGCGGCGGTAGAATGTTTTCGCTGTCATATTCAGGGAAAAGGCGGACATGGGGCGATGCCTCATCAAACCGTTGATTCTGTCGTTATTGCTGCCCAAATTATCAACGCTTTACAGACGATTGTAGCTCGTAATGTTAGCCCCCTCGATTCAGCCGTTGTGACAGTGGGCGAAGTTCACGCCGGCACAGCCCTAAATGTGATTGCCGATAGTGCTAAAATGAGCGGGACAGTTCGTTATTTTAATCCAACTTTTGAGGGTTATTTTAGTCAACGACTGGAGGAAATTATAGGCGGAATTTGTCAAAGTCATCGGGCAAAATATGAGTTAAATTACTGGCGACTTTATCCCCCTGTCATTAATAATGCAAAAATAGCTGAGTTAGTCCGTTCTGTGGCTTTAGAAGTGGTAGAAACCCCGATAGGAGTTGTTCCGGAATGTCAAACAATGGGGGGTGAAGATATGTCTTTCTTCCTGCAAGAAGTTCCAGGATGTTACTTTTTCTTAGGATCAGCAAACCCAGATAAAGGATTAGCTTATCCTCATCATCATCCCCGCTTTGACTTTGATGAGACTGTTTTAGGTGTAGGGGTAGAAATGTTTGTGCGTTGTGTGGAAAAGTTTTGTAACAAGAATTAA
- the argJ gene encoding bifunctional ornithine acetyltransferase/N-acetylglutamate synthase: MSEWQQISGSVTAPKGFKATGIAAGLKPSKTADLALIFSETEAIAAGVFTTSEVRAACVDYCRQRLQAKASARAVLINAGQANAATGELGWQDALKSAELVAAQLNVPPESILLASTGVIGKRIRMDAMESGIPTLVASLSDEGGETAAKAIITTDLVPKTIALETIIDGRPVRIGGMAKGSGMIHPNMATMLGFITCDGMVATHLWQEMLSRAVNQSFNQITVDGDTSTNDTVIALANGQSRTAAIMEMGKEAQIIEGMLTEVCQYLAKAIARDGEGATCLVEVQVTGATDNESARRIARTIAGSSLVKSAIFGRDPNWGRIAAAAGRAGVSFHQEDLRIKLGDFLMMDNGQPLDYDRSSASHYLKKAAEGAYLKEDTVLISVCIGNGSGTGQAWGCDLSYDYVKINADYTT; this comes from the coding sequence ATGAGTGAATGGCAGCAAATTAGCGGAAGTGTAACCGCACCCAAAGGATTTAAAGCAACAGGGATCGCAGCCGGTTTAAAACCTTCCAAAACCGCCGATTTAGCCCTAATATTTTCAGAAACCGAAGCGATCGCCGCCGGGGTTTTTACCACCAGTGAAGTGAGGGCGGCTTGTGTGGACTATTGTCGTCAACGGTTACAGGCAAAAGCCAGCGCTAGGGCGGTTTTAATCAATGCCGGACAAGCGAACGCCGCTACCGGGGAGTTAGGATGGCAAGATGCCCTCAAAAGTGCGGAATTAGTAGCCGCCCAGTTAAATGTTCCCCCAGAATCGATCTTACTCGCTTCAACCGGGGTCATCGGTAAACGAATCCGCATGGATGCAATGGAGAGCGGAATCCCGACTTTAGTGGCTTCCCTATCGGACGAGGGCGGAGAAACCGCCGCTAAAGCGATTATTACTACGGATTTAGTCCCTAAAACTATTGCCTTAGAAACCATCATTGATGGTCGTCCGGTACGCATTGGGGGCATGGCCAAAGGTTCAGGAATGATTCATCCGAATATGGCCACCATGTTAGGGTTTATTACTTGTGATGGGATGGTGGCGACTCATCTGTGGCAAGAAATGTTAAGCCGGGCAGTTAATCAAAGTTTTAATCAAATTACCGTAGATGGGGATACCAGCACCAATGATACGGTGATAGCCTTGGCTAATGGGCAATCTCGCACCGCCGCGATTATGGAAATGGGCAAAGAGGCTCAAATTATCGAAGGGATGTTAACAGAAGTTTGTCAATATTTAGCCAAAGCGATCGCTAGAGATGGAGAGGGCGCTACCTGTTTAGTCGAAGTGCAGGTAACAGGGGCAACGGATAATGAGTCTGCCCGACGCATTGCCAGAACGATCGCCGGTTCATCCTTAGTTAAATCAGCGATATTTGGACGAGATCCCAACTGGGGCAGAATTGCCGCCGCAGCAGGAAGGGCAGGAGTTTCTTTTCATCAAGAAGATTTAAGAATAAAATTAGGAGACTTTTTGATGATGGATAATGGTCAACCTTTAGATTACGATCGCTCTAGTGCCAGTCATTATCTCAAAAAAGCAGCAGAAGGAGCTTACTTAAAAGAGGATACGGTGTTAATTTCTGTGTGTATTGGGAATGGTTCGGGAACTGGTCAAGCTTGGGGATGTGATTTAAGTTATGATTATGTGAAAATTAATGCAGACTATACAACTTAG